One region of Esox lucius isolate fEsoLuc1 chromosome 17, fEsoLuc1.pri, whole genome shotgun sequence genomic DNA includes:
- the si:ch211-159e12.5 gene encoding uncharacterized protein si:ch211-159e12.5 — protein sequence MEYWAGSPPPLYAKCGTVPGRNFAHAYQDKHRAADVHPYICERQDQGREPSCWTVPGSRTGGVLQDYTNWTDQDLSAPHFPFALESQAQQLQGLRDYQAQERREREWLVGEVHRAAARDRERDRESERRRQREGWQARWEPWSPVHYRREPAKRSLSNSSYRELEAWAARYSHSLPRKRRLEAGLWGVAHGSQDTDRLPERVPWGHRGGAEPRTGAAHLTGVPCQPREWGRWERRDTQPAVSHRGSQLVTPDKTYPSDTKENESRYQKRGFSQPPGYIPPPPYNTPHSISPATQRDEKYTAKEAMASAYATWDWGASRHTYSTLPTPRKKDYSVLDFPRERGGAGEFINEEWKQRTWSDPGGHRQTGRAVTGQWTGSSAHPQNTPVQSHSLSPPQQCLEQPQAVALSETDSHSTNTEREVSLKKRRGRETIFCLVSRMGGVAGLSSSPEEPHKPLSLPLFTTSPLTAVSNSELGRASQNVEEPDASKDSPELADEVDSAVQFLQPDSRVTTQTPASVRNCNNKPNLKGALEWKGSEQIAAHREELLRAIRRRPKLQGEETDIHRLPNTTDSEVVLPEGTSVKALSPVSRRKEMQTLAPVSAKYPLWREPSSTGRVKSENPSPSYLTCEGELIKNLDNDCTENRHDVRTHPHNVEVRQLELKRDTESDSSSGLLVIDATCVVVRVEFIFPPKIEHVQYLCSPTPSEQTEPDPSPPINPMETDKEIQDDTTPTPDQTIDKSAPICSLLDMKESVTSFEELYLQEKVDEEHHISSHTSVSETDIPQQSEETNQLAESLSSSTSVPESETLEERAERILGIPFQSSCVLDKTENNEMKQLTKDEKDEDTPEEQVSEPSPETEEDVSVIDSDVLSYDQSSTDMLEESKMEQRGQICDVSVENSSNCLLDVKVMPDRDSENKLPFDPWHEAGQFGDVFFPPISCCPNLPLSFSNPPSHSSTDAVSLNNSRPSSPSHLLLTSPSQFISLSPHPGTESSSLSDEFPLYPSDGNVPVFPASCTPELSDSLSRLPSPPPSHSAHPSSSSTPPPSGPHSPSSSPPPSTSVPPSTSSTPSPSVPHSPSIPLSSCSSPPPPPSIPHSRSSSPPPYTAQLSPSISPPPPIHLSPSSSPPPTHSLSPSRSPPLPDPSSRAKSPEIVGKAFTPVLSAFTTPTTYIEEPRYPKALWDAVKCIRKHTAPDSENEEEGCEPWGPESVASDDAALDDLDLGLGEMSQRREENVSSSRGSPLEVAEDMEAERDLDMLVTSTRGERSSEKEPSGPAEDDTLSCSSTDSHGSGDTVIMGADGESEEETETEEETDYEADIISEEEEPNPNIGHCVTAGQEWSCTVGPKRYVVVEGQDEGDRELRSTAEPQNEGSWSEIQATTQQVEGTVECEKSDGVRNLEGTENRGLFGVMASEEAGGGMGDHHLNHP from the exons ATGGAGTACTGGGCTGGGAGTCCACCACCCCTGTATGCCAAATGTGGGACTGTTCCTGGACGAAACTTTGCACATGC GTATCAGGACAAGCATCGGGCTGCAGATGTTCATCCATACATCTGTGAGAGGCAAGACCAGGGAAGGGAGCCCAGCTGTTGGACGGTACCAGGCTCTAGGACTGGAGGGGTCCTACAGGATTACACTAATTGGACTGATCAAGATCTATCTGCCCCTCATTTCCCCTTTGCTCTTGAAAGCCAGGCCCAACAGCTCCAGGGTCTGAGGGACTACCAGGcgcaggagaggagagagagagaatggctGGTGGGAGAGGTTCACAGAGCTGCAgccagggacagggagagggacagggagagtgagaggaggaggcagagggaggggtgGCAGGCAAGGTGGGAGCCCTGGAGTCCTGTCCACTACAGAAGAGAGCCAGCCAAGAGGAGTCTGAGCAACAGTAGTTACCGGGAGCTGGAGGCCTGGGCAGCACGTTACAGTCACTCCCTCCCGAGGAAGAGGCGCCTGGAGGCAGGTCTGTGGGGTGTAGCCCACGGGTCACAAGACACTGACCGACTCCCGGAGAGAGTGCCATGGGGCCACAGAGGTGGAGCGGAACCAAGAACAGGCGCAGCCCACCTAACCGGAGTGCCTTGTCAGCCGAGAGAGTGGGGACGTTGGGAGAGGAGGGACACACAGCCGGCCGTGTCTCACCGGGGGTCTCAGTTAGTGACCCCTGATAAAACATACCCGTCCGACACCAAGGAGAACGAGTCCCGCTACCAGAAGAGGGGGTTTAGTCAACCGCCAGGCTACATTCCACCTCCGCCTTATAACACCCCACACAGCATTTCACCCGCAACGCAACGTGATGAGAAATACACCGCTAAAGAAGCAATGGCTTCAGCGTATGCCACTTGGGACTGGGGAGCcagcagacacacatacagtacactgcCTACACCAAGGAAGAAAGACTACTCTGTactagactttcccagggaaaggggaggggcaGGTGAGTTCATAAATGAAGAGTGGAAACAGAGGACCTGGTCTGATCCTGGAGGCCACAGGCAGACGGGACGGGCTGTAACTGGTCAGTGGACTGGCTCTTCGGCCCATCCACAGAACACGCCAGTCCAGTCTCATAGCCTTTCACCACCGCAACAGTGCCTGGAACAGCCTCAGGCGGTCGCACTCAGTGAGACGGACTCCCACAGTACCAACACAGAAAGAGAGGTCAGTCTTAAGAAAAGGAGAGGCCGGGAGACCATATTTTGCTTGGTGTCTCGCATGGGTGGAGTAGCAGGGCTGTCAAGTTCTCCTGAGGAACCACATAAACCCCTTTCCCTGCCACTCTTCACCACGTCGCCTCTGACCGCTGTGTCAAACAGCGAGTTAGGCAGGGCATCTCAAAACGTAGAGGAGCCTGATGCTAGTAAAGATTCGCCCGAGCTTGCAGACGAAGTGGATTCAGCGGTGCAATTCCTCCAGCCTGATTCTAGGGTTACAACCCAGACCCCCGCCTCTGTAAGGAACTGCAATAACAAACCTAACCTGAAGGGGGCACTAGAGTGGAAGGGGAGTGAGCAGATAGCAGCACACAGGGAGGAGCTTCTAAGGGCCATTCGAAGAAGACCTAAGCTTCAAGGGGAGGAAACAGACATACACCGCCTGCCCAATACGACGGACAGTGAAGTTGTCTTGCCAGAAGGCACCAGTGTTAAAGCTTTGTCACCTGTGTCCAGGAGAAAAGAGATGCAGACACTGGCTCCTGTGTCAGCCAAGTACCCCTTATGGAGGGAACCCAGTTCCACAGGCAGAGTCAAGAGTGAAAATCCTTCACCTTCCTACTTGACCTGCGAGGGTGAGCTGATTAAGAATCTGGATAATGATTGTACAGAAAATAGACATGATGTTAGAACTCATCCCCACAATGTTGAAGTGAGGCAACTAGAGCTCAAGAGGGACACAGAGTCTGACAGTAGCAGTGGTCTGCTGGTCATCGATGCGACTTGTGTTGTAGTCAGAGTGGAGTTCATTTTTCCTCCTAAAATAGAACATGTCCAGTATTTGTGCTCACCAACTCCTAGTGAACAAACTGAGCCTGACCCCAGCCCCCCTATCAACCCCATGGAAACAGATAAAGAAATCCAGGATGATACTACACCTACACCTGATCAGACCATTGATAAATCAGCCCCGATTTGCTCCCTGTTAGATATGAAGGAGTCTGTGACTAGTTTTGAAGAGCTATATCTACAGGAGAAGGTGGATGAAGAGCATCATATTTCCTCTCACACATCTGTCAGTGAAACAGACATACCTCAGCAGTCAGAGGAGACCAACCAACTCGCTGAATCACTATCTTCCTCAACTTCAGTCCCTGAGAGTGAGACCTTGGAGGAGCGTGCTGAGAGGATTTTGGGGATCCCGTTTCAGAGCTCTTGTGTTCTggataaaacagaaaataatgagaTGAAACAGCTGACAAAAGATGAGAAGGATGAAGATACTCCGGAGGAGCAAGTGTCAGAGCCGTCACCTGAGACCGAAGAGGATGTTTCTGTTATTGACAGTGACGTTCTTTCATATGACCAGTCTTCAACAGACATGCTCGAAGAGTCCAAGATGGAGCAGAGGGGACAGATATGTGATGTCTCTGTGGAGAACTCCAGTAACTGCTTGTTGGACGTAAAGGTTATGCCAGACAGAGATAGTGAAAACAAGCTCCCATTTGATCCCTGGCATGAAGCTGGCCAATTTGGTGATGTTTTTTTCCCACCCATCTCATGTTGCCCCAACTTACCTCTGAGTTTCTCCAATCCTCCCTCACATTCATCTACAGATGCTGTGTCCCTGAATAATTCCAgaccctcctctccatctcatcTCTTGTTAACTTCACCCTCCCAGTTCATTTCTTTATCTCCACATCCTGGCACTgagtcctcctctctctctgatgaATTTCCACTCTATCCCTCAGATGGAAATGTACCCGTTTTCCCTGCTTCCTGTACACCTGAACTTTCAGATTCCTTGTCCCGAttaccctctccccctccctctcactcagcccacccctcctcctccagtaCTCCTCCTCCCTCAGGCCCCCACTCCCCTTCgagttctcctcctccctccacttCTGTGCCCCCCTCCACCTCCAGTACCCCTTCTCCTTCGGTTCCCCACTCCCCCTCAA TCCCACTCTCCTCCTGtagttctcctcctccacctccctcaatCCCCCACTCCCGCTCCAGTTCTCCTCCCCCTTACACAGCCCAGctctccccctccatttctccccctcccccaatcCATCTTTCCCCCTCCAGTTCTCCCCCTCCAACTCACTCACTCTCCCCCTCAAGATCTCCTCCCCTTCCAGACCCCTCCTCTAGAGCAAAGAGTCCAGAGATAGTAGGCAAGGCTTTTACCCCTGTCTTGTCCGCGTTCACCACACCCACCACATATATAGAGGAACCCCGATACCCAAAGGCCCTCTGGGATGCAGTGAAATGCATCCGTAAGCATACAGCGCCTGATTCAGAGAATGAGGAGGAGGGTTGTGAGCCGTGGGGTCCAGAGAGTGTTGCTTCGGACGATGCTGCCCTAGATGACCTTGATTTGGGTTTAGGGGAGATGTctcagagaagagaagagaacgTGTCCAGCTCTAGGGGAAGCCCTCTGGAAGTAGCAGAAGACATGGAGGCGGAAAGGGATCTAGACATGTTGGTAACGTCAACACGTGGTGAAAGAAGCAGCGAGAAGGAGCCCAGCGGGCCCGCTGAAGATGACACACTGTCCTGCAGCAGTACAGACAGCCACGGCTCAGGAGACACTGTGATCATGGGGGCAGATGGAGAGtctgaggaggagacagagactgaggaggagacCGATTATGAAGCTGACATcatcagtgaggaggaggagcccAACCCCAACATAGGGCACTGTGTTACTGCTGGACAGGAATGGAGCTGCACCGTGGGGCCTAAGAGATACGTCGTAGTGGAGGGGCAGGACGAGGGAGACAGGGAGCTGAGATCCACAGCGGAGCCTCAAAATGAGGGATCTTGGTCTGAGATACAGGCGacaacacagcaagtggagggAACGGTAGAGTGTGAGAAGTCTGACGGAGTGAGAAACTTGGAAGGAACGGAGAACAGAGGTTTGTTTGGTGTTATGGCATCTGAAGAGGCTGGTGGTGGTATGGGTGACCATCATTTGAATCATCCCTAA